The Saccharothrix variisporea genome has a segment encoding these proteins:
- a CDS encoding P-loop NTPase fold protein: MNPDLADEITRTTAELFSSPEFAHYADHQASLSERVRRGHPTLEDRLRPLRNARATERQQLELRRRMMRIGRAMSIVALAFAATAFVLCWYSLPRTLPAAVSWTLITAMTGLLMLVAAVTVRSITRRAFVLRSRAADRAEAAYDRELRAAVTETVTTAINEELGPRGIVAFPTRAPRLVELDTSVITPSATVDYVRDFITSHESSAIGLAGTRGSGKSTVMRALRKDERLSRHPVFFPAPVKYDEGEFIRRLLSEVANVIAGKPVGRTGERVRRTRTAFSTAVGLVGLSIALFRLLDLSWDSTPIDFYLAISLGLLTFSATGLVYSAVNALTPVAEPGAADVRQARRIQHLLKWEVEHGATSKNTVKLWSVFETADEDSVKHKSRAMSHADLVMELRELLTLFAAGHRDDKLVICVDELDKLDKPESLVSVVNELKDLFHIQGVHFVVAVSTDALAAFEQRGLPARDAFDSAFDVVVRAEPLTLDESVSVVTARAAGFAPLIAMFCHAWSGGLPRDLLRTARMAVELQRRSNAPLTMVDLVSHVIRHDLRHATTAAVRAAGSDDPDITPLWELHTLVDGQATEDDLAGLVFQSEVGEVLRAKAVLGVHLIRLASTMSRFDTYWDDRSPKSTSLKALLSDIGMAMTRITGPRPMREAAVAKATRRFDPAVLRTSG, from the coding sequence GTGAACCCGGACTTAGCGGACGAGATCACCCGCACCACCGCGGAGCTGTTCTCGTCGCCGGAGTTCGCCCACTACGCGGACCACCAGGCCAGCCTCTCCGAACGGGTGCGACGGGGACACCCCACCCTGGAAGACCGCCTCCGACCCCTTCGGAACGCACGCGCGACCGAGCGGCAACAGCTGGAGCTCCGGCGCCGGATGATGCGCATCGGGCGGGCCATGAGCATCGTCGCCTTGGCCTTCGCCGCGACCGCGTTCGTCCTGTGCTGGTACTCCTTGCCCCGGACGCTGCCCGCCGCCGTGTCGTGGACCCTGATCACGGCAATGACCGGCCTCCTGATGCTTGTCGCGGCCGTCACGGTCCGCTCGATCACCCGCAGGGCGTTCGTCCTCCGGTCCCGAGCAGCCGACCGGGCCGAGGCCGCCTACGACCGGGAGTTGCGGGCCGCCGTCACCGAGACGGTCACGACCGCGATCAACGAGGAGCTCGGCCCGCGCGGCATCGTCGCCTTCCCCACCCGCGCGCCGCGCCTGGTCGAGCTGGACACCTCGGTGATCACCCCCTCGGCCACGGTCGACTACGTCCGGGACTTCATCACCAGCCACGAGTCGTCCGCGATCGGTCTGGCCGGCACGCGGGGCTCGGGCAAGTCGACCGTGATGCGGGCGCTGCGCAAGGACGAGCGGTTGTCGCGCCACCCGGTCTTCTTCCCGGCACCGGTCAAGTACGACGAGGGCGAGTTCATCCGCCGGCTGCTGTCCGAGGTCGCGAACGTCATCGCGGGCAAGCCGGTCGGCCGCACCGGCGAACGGGTCCGCCGCACCCGGACGGCCTTCTCCACCGCCGTGGGTCTCGTGGGCCTGTCCATCGCCCTGTTCCGTCTGCTCGACCTGAGCTGGGACAGCACCCCGATCGACTTCTACCTGGCGATCAGCCTCGGCCTGCTCACGTTCTCGGCGACCGGCCTGGTCTACAGCGCCGTCAACGCCCTCACCCCGGTCGCCGAGCCCGGCGCCGCCGACGTCCGCCAGGCACGGCGGATCCAGCACCTGCTCAAGTGGGAGGTCGAGCACGGTGCCACGAGCAAGAACACGGTCAAGCTGTGGTCGGTGTTCGAGACCGCGGACGAGGACTCCGTCAAGCACAAGAGCCGTGCGATGTCGCACGCGGACCTGGTGATGGAACTGCGCGAACTCCTCACGTTGTTCGCCGCCGGCCACCGTGACGACAAGCTGGTGATCTGCGTGGACGAGTTGGACAAGCTCGACAAGCCCGAGAGCCTGGTGTCCGTCGTCAACGAGCTCAAGGACCTGTTCCACATCCAGGGCGTGCACTTCGTGGTCGCGGTGTCCACCGACGCGCTCGCCGCGTTCGAACAACGCGGCCTGCCCGCGCGCGACGCGTTCGACTCCGCTTTCGACGTCGTCGTGCGGGCGGAACCCCTCACCCTGGACGAGTCGGTCTCCGTGGTCACCGCGCGGGCGGCCGGCTTCGCCCCGCTGATCGCGATGTTCTGCCACGCGTGGTCTGGCGGCCTGCCACGGGACCTGTTGCGCACCGCGCGCATGGCGGTGGAGCTCCAACGCCGGAGCAACGCACCGCTGACGATGGTCGACCTCGTCTCCCACGTGATCCGGCACGACCTGCGGCACGCCACCACGGCCGCCGTGCGGGCGGCGGGCTCGGACGACCCGGACATCACGCCGCTGTGGGAGCTGCACACGCTGGTGGACGGGCAGGCCACCGAGGACGACCTGGCAGGGCTGGTCTTCCAGTCCGAGGTCGGCGAGGTGCTGCGCGCCAAGGCCGTGCTGGGCGTCCACCTGATCCGCCTCGCGAGCACGATGAGCCGCTTCGACACCTACTGGGACGACCGCAGCCCGAAATCGACCAGCCTCAAAGCCCTGCTGAGCGACATCGGGATGGCGATGACGCGGATCACCGGGCCGCGGCCGATGCGCGAGGCGGCGGTGGCCAAGGCGACCCGCCGGTTCGACCCCGCGGTGCTGCGGACCTCGGGGTGA
- a CDS encoding MarR family winged helix-turn-helix transcriptional regulator, producing MSNLPGEGHVMAGQRGTRVAGADLVDLLTRAQRALVRDLGTVLEEEGCTVDQWRVLRALAAEERSMGELAAALEIPHPTLTRVVDALVDSALLYRTQSEEDRRRVSVHVSPLGRTKLNRLESLAAAHERALATRIGPETVTRLTDLLRDLP from the coding sequence GTGTCCAACCTCCCCGGCGAAGGGCACGTCATGGCTGGTCAGCGCGGTACCCGAGTGGCCGGCGCGGACCTGGTCGACCTGCTGACCCGCGCCCAGCGCGCCCTGGTCCGCGACCTGGGGACGGTGCTGGAGGAGGAGGGCTGCACCGTCGACCAGTGGCGGGTGCTGCGCGCCCTGGCCGCCGAGGAACGCTCGATGGGCGAGCTGGCCGCGGCCCTGGAAATCCCCCACCCGACCCTGACCCGCGTGGTGGACGCGCTGGTCGACTCGGCCCTGCTGTACCGCACCCAGTCCGAGGAGGACCGCCGCCGGGTGTCGGTCCACGTCTCCCCCCTGGGCCGCACCAAGCTGAACCGCCTGGAATCCCTGGCCGCCGCCCACGAACGCGCGTTGGCCACCCGCATCGGCCCCGAGACCGTCACCCGCCTCACCGACCTCCTCCGCGACCTGCCGTGA
- a CDS encoding substrate-binding domain-containing protein, with protein sequence MDSTAVVRDRVEVAVAGPDPGVLRLGLLLPLSGALGLTGPSGLSAASLAATEVNAAGGVRGRRVELVLLDAGRAPREVAADAVGMLGLVDAFVGFHTSDVHRALEVALGGRVPYVFTPPHEGGTRLPGVVLLGESPGRQLAPAVRWLVARRGLRRWALVGSDYIWPRAVHRAVSAIVRAVGAEVVWERLVPFPEPGIDAERIVAGLARAGAEAVVVSLVGRELARFNRVFAASALAQRVVRLSGALEENVLLATGGDDTGELYAAMRSFAGQGDDRRIALAERYRALFGGGAPVLDVYAEGCYDGVLLTAALAATGGLTASKAQVEAARLLADPPRGAWPVGSLGAPSPGGFLARADGLDLTVITRF encoded by the coding sequence ATGGACTCCACGGCGGTCGTGCGCGACCGGGTCGAGGTCGCGGTGGCCGGGCCGGACCCGGGGGTGCTGCGGCTGGGGCTGCTGCTGCCGTTGTCCGGTGCGCTGGGGTTGACCGGGCCGTCCGGGCTGTCGGCCGCCTCGCTCGCGGCCACCGAGGTGAACGCGGCGGGCGGTGTGCGCGGGCGGCGGGTGGAGTTGGTGTTGCTCGACGCGGGGCGTGCGCCGCGTGAGGTGGCGGCGGACGCCGTGGGGATGCTCGGGCTGGTCGACGCGTTCGTGGGCTTCCACACCAGCGATGTGCACCGCGCCCTGGAGGTCGCCCTGGGCGGACGGGTGCCGTACGTGTTCACCCCGCCGCACGAGGGCGGGACGCGCCTGCCGGGCGTGGTGCTGCTCGGGGAGTCACCGGGTCGACAGCTCGCCCCCGCCGTCCGGTGGCTGGTGGCGCGGCGCGGGCTGCGGCGCTGGGCGTTGGTGGGCAGTGACTACATCTGGCCGCGCGCGGTGCACCGGGCCGTGTCGGCGATCGTGCGCGCGGTGGGTGCGGAGGTGGTGTGGGAGCGGTTGGTGCCGTTCCCGGAGCCGGGGATCGACGCCGAGCGGATCGTGGCCGGGCTGGCGCGGGCGGGGGCGGAGGCCGTGGTGGTCAGCCTGGTCGGTCGTGAACTGGCCCGGTTCAACCGCGTGTTCGCCGCGTCGGCGTTGGCGCAGCGGGTGGTGCGGTTGTCGGGCGCGCTGGAGGAGAACGTCCTGCTGGCCACCGGCGGCGACGACACCGGCGAGTTGTACGCGGCCATGCGGTCGTTCGCGGGTCAGGGCGACGACCGGCGGATCGCGTTGGCCGAGCGCTACCGGGCGTTGTTCGGCGGTGGCGCCCCTGTGCTCGACGTCTACGCCGAAGGCTGTTACGACGGCGTGCTCCTGACGGCGGCGTTGGCCGCGACCGGCGGGCTCACCGCCTCGAAAGCGCAGGTGGAGGCCGCCCGGCTGCTCGCCGATCCGCCGCGCGGGGCGTGGCCGGTCGGGTCGCTGGGCGCGCCGAGCCCGGGCGGTTTCCTCGCCCGCGCCGATGGCCTGGACCTCACCGTGATCACCCGGTTCTGA
- a CDS encoding APC family permease, translating to MSQDTDLERYGYTQELRRSLGFRDLLVYGLIFMVPIAPFGIFGGVFQGSGGMVALTYVIGMVAMLFTANSYAQMSKAFPLAGSVYTYAGRGIGAPVGFLAGWMVLLDYVLVPGLLYLIAGVAMNSLVPAVPVWLWLVAFVLLNTAVNYLGIEMTARVNRIMLVAELVVLAVFVVIGVVAVAQGKGRGFSFDAFYTGETFSWPLVLGAVSIAVLSFLGFDGISTLAEENRESARAIGRSMVAALVLVGVLFVVQTWVAAMLVPDAQALLTEGDPGGTAFYDAARVAGGEWLAVLTAVATAVSWGFANSLVAQAATSRLLFAMARDRSLPRFLAKVHPTRRVPVNATLLVAGVSLVLGLYMQSREDGITLMSSLVNFGAMIAFLLLHVAVVVHYVVRQRSRDWWKHLIAPVIGFAVLAFVVVNAKLAAQTSGLVWLGLGVVLMVVLLATGRGLRLSGLGGTEEEK from the coding sequence ATGAGCCAGGACACGGACCTGGAGCGCTATGGCTACACCCAGGAACTGCGGCGCTCGCTGGGTTTTCGCGACCTGCTGGTCTACGGGTTGATCTTCATGGTGCCGATCGCCCCGTTCGGCATCTTCGGCGGCGTGTTCCAGGGCTCGGGCGGGATGGTCGCCCTGACCTACGTCATCGGCATGGTCGCCATGCTGTTCACCGCCAACTCCTACGCGCAGATGTCCAAGGCGTTCCCGCTCGCCGGCTCGGTCTACACCTACGCGGGCCGCGGCATCGGCGCGCCGGTCGGGTTCCTGGCCGGGTGGATGGTGCTGCTGGACTACGTCCTGGTGCCCGGCCTGCTCTACCTGATCGCGGGCGTGGCGATGAACTCGCTGGTGCCGGCCGTGCCGGTGTGGCTGTGGCTGGTGGCGTTCGTGCTGCTCAACACCGCGGTCAACTACCTGGGCATCGAGATGACCGCGCGGGTCAACCGGATCATGCTGGTGGCCGAACTGGTCGTGCTGGCGGTGTTCGTCGTGATCGGCGTGGTCGCGGTGGCCCAGGGCAAGGGGCGGGGCTTCAGCTTCGACGCGTTCTACACCGGCGAGACCTTCTCCTGGCCGCTGGTGCTCGGCGCGGTGTCCATCGCGGTGCTCAGCTTCCTGGGCTTCGACGGGATCTCGACCCTGGCCGAGGAGAACCGCGAGTCCGCACGGGCGATCGGCCGGTCGATGGTGGCCGCGCTGGTGCTGGTCGGTGTGCTGTTCGTGGTGCAGACCTGGGTGGCGGCGATGCTCGTGCCCGACGCCCAGGCCCTGCTCACCGAGGGCGACCCGGGCGGCACGGCGTTCTACGACGCGGCGCGCGTGGCCGGTGGCGAGTGGTTGGCCGTCCTGACCGCCGTGGCGACCGCGGTGTCCTGGGGGTTCGCCAACTCGCTGGTCGCGCAGGCGGCGACCTCGCGGCTGCTGTTCGCCATGGCTCGCGACCGCAGCCTGCCCCGGTTCCTGGCCAAGGTGCACCCGACCCGGCGTGTGCCGGTCAACGCCACTCTGTTGGTCGCCGGGGTGTCCCTGGTTCTGGGGTTGTACATGCAGTCCCGTGAGGACGGCATCACGTTGATGAGTTCGCTGGTGAACTTCGGCGCGATGATCGCGTTCCTGCTCCTGCACGTGGCCGTGGTGGTGCACTACGTGGTCCGGCAACGCAGTCGGGACTGGTGGAAGCACCTGATCGCGCCCGTGATCGGGTTCGCCGTCCTCGCCTTCGTCGTGGTCAACGCCAAGCTCGCCGCGCAGACCAGCGGACTGGTGTGGCTCGGCCTCGGGGTGGTCTTGATGGTGGTCCTGCTCGCGACGGGCCGCGGCCTGCGCCTGTCCGGGCTCGGCGGGACGGAGGAGGAGAAGTGA
- a CDS encoding acetamidase/formamidase family protein, translated as MSIEVVRLDPERYAYAFGGQEPLLTVRPGTVVELSTEDCFGGAVRTVDDLPSRVCTFPYLNPVTGPIAVEGAEPGDAVAVHFVDIRPARDWAVSTTFPHFGALTATHTTAMLHDALPERVWLYDVDVDRGVCRFHARSSEFEVELPLDPMHGTVGVAPAAGEVLMSISPGAHGGNMDTPELRAGTTAYFPVNVPGALISLGDGHCRQGEGEVCGTAVEAAMSTVVVVDLVKGAAPAWPRLENDDHLMSTGSARPLEDAFRISQHDLVGWTAQLLGLDVLDAYQLVSQAGLAPAGNVVDTNYTMVAKLPKLLLGNATAYDGIHARLRETASRYLAER; from the coding sequence GTGAGCATCGAGGTCGTGCGCCTGGATCCCGAGCGGTACGCCTACGCGTTCGGCGGGCAGGAGCCGCTGCTGACCGTGCGGCCGGGCACCGTGGTGGAACTGTCCACAGAGGACTGCTTCGGCGGAGCGGTGCGGACCGTGGACGACCTGCCCAGCCGGGTGTGCACCTTCCCCTACCTGAACCCGGTGACCGGTCCGATCGCCGTCGAGGGCGCGGAACCGGGTGACGCGGTGGCGGTGCACTTCGTCGACATCCGCCCGGCTCGCGACTGGGCCGTCTCCACCACCTTCCCGCACTTCGGCGCGCTGACCGCGACCCACACCACCGCCATGCTGCACGACGCCCTGCCCGAGCGGGTGTGGCTCTACGACGTGGACGTGGACCGGGGGGTGTGCCGGTTCCACGCCCGGAGCAGCGAGTTCGAGGTGGAGCTCCCGCTGGACCCCATGCACGGCACGGTCGGCGTCGCGCCCGCCGCCGGCGAGGTGCTGATGAGCATCAGCCCCGGCGCGCACGGCGGGAACATGGACACCCCGGAGCTGCGCGCGGGCACCACGGCGTACTTCCCGGTCAACGTGCCCGGCGCGCTGATCTCCCTCGGCGACGGCCACTGCCGCCAGGGCGAGGGCGAGGTCTGCGGCACGGCGGTGGAAGCGGCGATGTCCACCGTGGTCGTGGTGGACCTGGTCAAGGGCGCGGCCCCGGCCTGGCCCCGCCTGGAGAACGACGACCACCTGATGAGCACCGGCTCGGCCCGCCCGCTGGAGGACGCCTTCCGCATCAGCCAGCACGACCTGGTGGGCTGGACTGCCCAGCTGCTGGGCCTGGACGTGCTCGACGCCTACCAGTTGGTCAGCCAGGCGGGCCTGGCGCCGGCGGGCAACGTGGTGGACACCAACTACACCATGGTGGCCAAGCTGCCGAAGCTCCTTCTGGGGAACGCCACCGCGTACGACGGGATCCACGCGCGCCTGCGCGAGACGGCGAGCCGTTATCTGGCCGAACGCTGA
- a CDS encoding ATP-grasp domain-containing protein produces the protein MLSVGTFLPAKADGGGVIAPDEHAVLLGLLEQTPGWEVVHGLDFRESHIRRGRVYCGDVCLSDLDVYLWHVDFARKPGSYDLDALLTLNRDTLVIPDPEQVAVAFDKHWAYLTLDRAGVAVPDSVLVSARNVEAAEPALAEWGCAVLKPRRGCFGWGVTFIDSFTTLRDIVGYIDAETTETRVRGVSQAASGRSFLLERFYPNSPHDWLGVTFVGGEIAYGFRKDGDRHARWNDTAWKVYDAGRGGGSVRYQEVPPSHTGLLHAARRAFDLPLVGFDVICHEGRPMVVDVNTGPALYEELFAAAGKTMAHELHRAYAAAVHRATGEQLQRSAR, from the coding sequence ATGCTGTCAGTCGGGACGTTCCTCCCCGCCAAAGCGGACGGCGGGGGTGTCATCGCGCCCGACGAGCACGCGGTGCTCCTGGGGCTGCTGGAACAGACGCCCGGGTGGGAGGTCGTGCACGGGCTGGACTTCCGCGAGTCCCACATCCGGCGAGGGCGCGTCTACTGCGGTGACGTCTGCCTGAGCGACCTGGACGTCTACCTCTGGCACGTCGACTTCGCGCGCAAACCGGGCAGCTACGACCTGGACGCGTTGCTCACGCTCAACCGCGACACCCTCGTCATCCCCGATCCCGAGCAGGTCGCCGTGGCGTTCGACAAGCACTGGGCGTACCTGACCCTCGACCGCGCGGGTGTGGCCGTGCCGGACAGCGTCCTGGTCAGCGCCCGCAACGTCGAGGCCGCCGAGCCCGCGCTCGCCGAGTGGGGGTGTGCGGTGCTCAAGCCGCGCCGGGGGTGTTTCGGGTGGGGCGTCACGTTCATCGACAGCTTCACGACCCTGCGCGACATCGTCGGCTACATCGACGCGGAGACGACCGAGACGCGGGTGCGCGGGGTCTCGCAGGCGGCCTCCGGGCGCAGTTTCCTGCTGGAACGCTTCTACCCCAACAGCCCGCACGACTGGCTGGGCGTCACGTTCGTCGGCGGCGAGATCGCCTACGGCTTCCGCAAGGACGGCGACCGCCACGCCCGGTGGAACGACACGGCGTGGAAGGTCTACGACGCCGGGCGCGGCGGCGGCAGCGTCCGGTACCAGGAGGTGCCGCCGTCCCACACCGGCCTGCTGCACGCCGCACGCCGCGCATTCGACCTGCCGCTGGTCGGGTTCGACGTGATCTGCCACGAAGGACGCCCGATGGTCGTGGACGTCAACACCGGCCCGGCCCTGTACGAGGAGCTGTTCGCCGCCGCCGGCAAGACGATGGCCCACGAGCTCCACCGCGCCTACGCCGCCGCCGTCCACCGGGCGACGGGCGAACAGCTTCAGCGTTCGGCCAGATAA
- a CDS encoding GDSL-type esterase/lipase family protein: MGDVQRRTHPDRLGRVPARDHHRHPRNPNREVRTSTCESTKDSSRSRGPRRGLRRHRDRPRGTDRAQPGHRRQPSDRRLGLARRAGDRPVRPRRARPARRGCRRRAGRRQRHRHERNPPAAPYTEVSAAEVKSGHRELVRRARARGLRVIGGTMPPMKGSRHHTPLAEAKRDEVDTWVRTSGVYDEVVDFDRVLAWQADTDALDPAFDSGDHPHPNDAGYRAMADAVHLD, encoded by the coding sequence GTGGGAGATGTTCAACGTCGCACGCACCCTGACCGCCTTGGTCGCGTTCCTGCTCGTGATCACCATCGCCATCCGCGGAACCCGAACCGCGAAGTGAGGACGTCGACCTGTGAATCCACAAAGGACAGCAGCCGCTCTCGCGGTCCTCGCCGTGGTCTCCGCCGGCACCGGGACCGCCCTCGCGGCACCGACCGTGCTCAACCAGGGCATCGACGGCAACCGAGTGACCGTCGACTCGGCCTGGCTCGGCGAGCGGGCGACCGTCCGGTTCGACCGCGACGTGCCCGGCCGGCCCGGCGTGGGTGCCGTCGTCGTGCTGGTCGGCGTCAACGACATCGGCATGAGCGAAACCCGCCGGCCGCCCCGTACACGGAGGTGTCGGCGGCCGAGGTCAAGTCCGGGCACCGGGAGTTGGTCCGCCGAGCACGGGCCAGGGGCCTGCGGGTCATCGGCGGCACCATGCCACCCATGAAGGGTTCCCGCCACCACACCCCGCTCGCCGAGGCCAAGCGCGACGAGGTCGACACCTGGGTCCGCACCAGCGGCGTCTACGACGAGGTCGTCGACTTCGACCGCGTCCTCGCCTGGCAGGCCGACACCGACGCCCTCGACCCCGCTTTCGACAGCGGCGACCACCCGCACCCCAACGACGCCGGCTATCGCGCGATGGCGGACGCCGTCCACCTCGACTGA
- a CDS encoding DUF1772 domain-containing protein: MLVRLVTGLALLSTGLLSGAFGYGAVNVATTFNVVPLDVRLTFHSALMRMNGPVMQTTMALAALSSLALAVLVRGTHRYLAGAAGALAVASFLITRLGNVPINGRIKEWAVTTPPADYAVQLQRWEMFNVARTLTALVAFLLVITIAIRGTRTAK; the protein is encoded by the coding sequence ATGCTCGTCCGCCTGGTCACCGGCCTCGCCCTGCTGTCCACCGGCCTGCTCTCGGGCGCCTTCGGCTACGGCGCGGTCAACGTGGCGACGACGTTCAACGTGGTGCCGCTCGACGTGCGCCTGACCTTCCACTCGGCGCTCATGCGGATGAACGGCCCCGTCATGCAGACCACGATGGCCCTGGCCGCGCTCAGCTCGCTCGCCCTCGCCGTCCTCGTCCGGGGCACCCACCGGTACCTGGCGGGTGCGGCCGGCGCGTTGGCGGTTGCGTCGTTCCTGATCACCCGCCTGGGCAACGTGCCGATCAACGGCCGGATCAAGGAGTGGGCGGTGACCACACCACCCGCCGACTACGCCGTGCAGCTCCAGCGGTGGGAGATGTTCAACGTCGCACGCACCCTGACCGCCTTGGTCGCGTTCCTGCTCGTGATCACCATCGCCATCCGCGGAACCCGAACCGCGAAGTGA